ACTGGCTTCTCTCTCCAGTCGATCGTCAAAGAGGGATGGAGACTTTATTTTATCTAGGCGAAGTACTGAGCTGCTGCTTCCACAAGCCTATGTCAGGGTAAGTGACTGTGGAAAACTTAGAAGTtattgaatggatggatggatggatggatggatggatggatggatggatggatggatggatggatggatggatggatggatggatggaagcgTTCTCTCTCTGCTGCAGAGCTCGTTCATTGCCCTGGTTTGACCAGTGGctgagagctatgaagcaaaataggagaagactAGAGAGCAATTGGAGGCGGCACCCCACGggaaataacttaaaagctgtcaggatcgtgtCCAACTTTTATCtttctaagataaaggctgcaaagagagcttacttcgctgtccggataagtgaagcttccaaccagcaggtggaattattccgtatagtacacAAGCTATCCAAAGCTGgtcacagtgattggcctcccccAGTATCTCACCTAACCgatttgcagcttttaaaaatctaaagcagaggccatctgccgggacctatccccctatttgaaaccagtagatcgagcagagacgtccagcacTCTGTCTTGTCCGATGAAGATCACCCACTTTCAGCCGGTGATGAcacttgaggttgacaaggtGCTTGAACACTGTCGTGCCACcttctcctcccttgacccttgcccagcctggctaatcaaagtggccaggcccgtaacaaccaaatgggccactgctataataaatgggtctctccaggaggagaGGGTTCCccttgctctcaaggagacactcattaggcctattagGAAGAAGCCGAGCTTGATggcagacaatattggcaattataggcccatcgtcaatgtttctttccttagcaaggtagtagagagggtggtCGCCGATCAGCgacaggctctcttggatgagaccaatgccctggatctgttccattCGGCCGCATCACGGCaaggaaacggcattggttgccctgcttgGTGATCTTTTGacggaggccgatgggggcaaaatgtccttgttggttttcCTAgctatctcagccgcctttgataccatcgaccatgatattctcctggggaggctctccgagttggggattggtggcctggctcttgcttggctccagtccttcttggaggaccattcccagagagtccagcttggagagaatgcATTGGCcctgtggctcctcaattgtgggtTGCTGCAGGgatcaatcatctctccaatgctgttaaatatctacatgaggccgccggatggggtcatcagggggtgttgTCTgccagaatcctgcctgaaagACGGGGGGAACCTCTATGAATGGGGAGTGGCCCCAAGAGGGCCCTTCCACCATGTCTTCCAAAGACCAAGCAGCTCTGGGTGGGAAAACATTCTTGCGCAGACAGCCTGGAATCAGAGTTTGGGAACTGCCAGCTCTTGAGAGAAGTGCTCCAGTTTGATGCAAAGGACAGACTTCACCTTTTTCCAGGGACTCAGTTTTCACTGGGGAAGCTTGACTGAGTCCCGCCGTGGGCAGCCAGCTTTCAGGGGCCACTTAGCCCTGGGGTGCAGCCTCCAGTGAAAATGAGCAGCAGCTATCTGAGAGTCTGGGGGTAGAATTATCACCACCTCGCTTGTGAAGATCTGTCTGAGAGGCGCACCCAGCGCTACACAGCCTGAATCCTGGCACCTCCCGCCCCCTTCACCAAAGTATTTTGATTCTGTACATGCAGAAACATGCCCCAGGCCTTTCCAGGCTGAAGCAGCCACGAGGACAGGTAAGACAGCCTCCCCAGTCCAACAGGACAGGGCTCCTGGCTCCTGTGAGGGGGGGCAGCAAGGCACCCACCTGTATCGACAACTCAAAGCAGCCTTAGTCCTGGGCGGCAGCACACTTTCTGGTATGCTTTCGCTGGGACCCACGTCCATAGCATCTGCTAGAACCTGGTCTCCTGGCTCTTCCACGTTCAACTCCATGGGGACGCTGCTCTCTCCCGACGGAGGCATTTTTTCCTTGGCAGAACTACAGAAAGAGAGCCCAGAGAAAAGTGCCGAGAAACAGTTAAAGAGGCTGGAAGGAAATTCCCCAGCCAGACCGGGCAAAGTTACTCTGGAAAGGCGAGGAGGCCACGTCTTCCCACTGGGCCCTGCCATGGCCAGGAATTTCAATGGCAAACTGGACAACAATCTTAAAATGCATACCCGCCTCTGTTTGCAGGCACGATGGCTCAGGCACAAAAGCCAGCCTGGTTCACGTCTCTGGGACTCAAAACGTTTCAGCTTCTCACAAGGTACAGTCTGGCCTACTGCCTCCAAAAGAGTTCCAGCAAACACATGTTTGGATGTCCAGACATTTACCTTTTACGTGGCTGGGGCTTGTTGAAGCGGAAATCCGGAGGGTATTGGTGAACATGGACTAGGTGTTCTTTGCGCTCTTTGGCCCCCTTGAACCTCCCTGGGCAGCTCTCCACAAGGCACGGGTACTAAGGGGACaaggggaaagaaggaggtgTAAACTCAGCCAGGATTTCCAAGCCCTTCAGAGAAGGGGATCCTGCCCACCTCCTttgaccccctcccccccccccgaaggcctCCAACTGACTGGCTCCCATCTCCAAGTAAAAGGAATTTGAGCAGCAACACGGAGAACCACCCTGGAGAGGAAGGCTGCTGGTCAGGCTTCTCCGGGACTCTGTAGTGTCATCTCCCGGCTGCCTTCCTCTAAGGTTAGCTGTCAGGACCCTACAAAAAGAGGcataaaagccccccccccctgcctGGTCAATGTTTTAATTTGGTGACAGCGGCCTTAACACCCCTAGAGTGGGACTTGCGCTACAAGCTGCGTCTTGGATTGCCTTTGGAAGCAAGCAGGCCTCCAGAGCAACTCCATAAGAAGGACCTGCTAACACGGAAGCAGCTGCAGAGTCTGCGCTGCCTGACCCTTCCCACTGATCttcaagagccccccccccccgcgtacAACCCACCCCCGTTACAATAATTCTGGCACAAGAGACGAGACAACCCTTCTAGCCTGAAAAAATGTCCTTGACCTGAGAAGGTCCCCAAGAGGGGCACACAGTAACCAGGCTCCCACAAAGGCCTCTCTGCTCCCGGGccaaggtgcccccccccaataggGATCTTCCAGGGAGCCTCCctggcggggtggtggtggtgttgcttCAAAGATGATCTTCTTGCTCTCGCCTCCAAAGACACAAAACgccgctgctcctgctgctgagcCTCGCTGCCACTCACCATGTCGCCTTTCTCCGCCATGACCTGGAAAAGGGAGTCGTGCCACTCCAGGAGGTGGACATCGAGCAGGTGAGCCGAGGGGAAGGCCCGCTGGCAAGAGGAGCACACATTCCGGTGCAGCGCCTGGTAGTGATGCTCGTAGCTCTCCAGGGAGTGGAAGGCCTGGTGGCAGCCCCGGGCGTGGCAGGAGAAACGGGGTGTGCTGTCCTGCTGGGGAGAAGCAGAGGATAAACACCCCCCCCTTTCCTAAGGAAGGGCTCGCGGGGGGGGCGCTTTCAGACCCACCCCCCACCAACAGCGGGAggggggctgcctttggagaaCATGCAGGAGGAACCTTCGTTGGCACagagggtgcggggggggggggagaaggaggtcTTGGCTGGCTGTTTGGGGGCGTCTGGAAGGGGGACCCTCGCTGGTGCGTTTCCGGGTCCCACCTTCGGGCTccgtggctgctgctgctgtgcccGGGCGGTCAGGGCAGCCCCCTCCTCTACGGCGGCCACCCCTAAGGAAGGGGAAGACCCCCCCACAGTCTTCCCTACTGGCCCGGTCCACGGTCCACGAGGCAtcacgggggggggaggagtggagTGGGGGGAGCAGCGATCCTTTGCCCCCCCCAGGTGTTTTGGAGAGCCCGGGgagcctgggagttgtagtccaggacaCAGCAGGGGTGCCCAAAGATCGCCTCCCTCCCTGCGTCGTCTAGGGCTTAACACCCtccgtgtgtcccccccccactccccgccGACCCCTCCAGGCCGGgggccttcctccctccctgccaagggaccccaaccccacccccaccctccctaAGGACCccaacccccccacccacccgcaagGCAGCAGATcctccctcccgccccctcccctcTCGCAGTTAGGCAGGGGGCGTCCCTTACCgggccttcctccccctcctcctcctcgcgggGGGAGCCCGGCAGCAGGTCCCGCCGGGAGAGATGCCGGTGGACGTCcccgtcctggaagggaagcaaGGGGGGGCGTTTAGGGGCGTGTCAGACCCCCCTCCCCTGACCCCCCCCGGGCGAGGGCCCACCTCGAAGAAAGGGTGCTGGGCCGGGAAGCGGAGCCGGGCCGGGCGGAAGAGGAACGGGGAAACCGGGGCGCCTCCGCCGGACTCCATGGCGACCGCCCTCGTTCTCTTCCCGCCCTCTTCTTCCGCTTCCGGGTCAGCCGGTCGCGCAGCCGTTGCCGGGAGACGAGGCAGGCCGGGCTCCTCTGGCGGGAAGAGAGAgaccgagcgagcgagcgagagagagcgagcgagagagagcgagagagagagagagaggaggggaagggaagggaagggaaagggggataGGAAGGGC
The Pogona vitticeps strain Pit_001003342236 chromosome 1, PviZW2.1, whole genome shotgun sequence genome window above contains:
- the ZNF511 gene encoding zinc finger protein 511 isoform X1; this translates as MESGGGAPVSPFLFRPARLRFPAQHPFFEDGDVHRHLSRRDLLPGSPREEEEGEEGPDSTPRFSCHARGCHQAFHSLESYEHHYQALHRNVCSSCQRAFPSAHLLDVHLLEWHDSLFQVMAEKGDMYPCLVESCPGRFKGAKERKEHLVHVHQYPPDFRFNKPQPRKSSAKEKMPPSGESSVPMELNVEEPGDQVLADAMDVGPSESIPESVLPPRTKAALSCRYRIPPTICFGHGATRSFKGRREKH
- the ZNF511 gene encoding zinc finger protein 511 isoform X2, translated to MESGGGAPVSPFLFRPARLRFPAQHPFFEDSTPRFSCHARGCHQAFHSLESYEHHYQALHRNVCSSCQRAFPSAHLLDVHLLEWHDSLFQVMAEKGDMYPCLVESCPGRFKGAKERKEHLVHVHQYPPDFRFNKPQPRKSSAKEKMPPSGESSVPMELNVEEPGDQVLADAMDVGPSESIPESVLPPRTKAALSCRYRIPPTICFGHGATRSFKGRREKH